In the genome of uncultured Fibrobacter sp., the window TAGACCTTCTGCACGGCACCGAGACCGCGAGTGGTACGCACCTGGTGACCGAGGCTGTTGAACACGGTAATGCTCATGCCCTGAGCGCCACCGACCACGATGTAGTTGTCAGAGGATCTGTAGACAGAGAGACCGAAGTCGTTCTGAAGTTCGGCAGCAATAGCCATGCCATGGCAAGAAGGATCGAACGGATTAGCGTTGCAATCCACTTCGCCCTTGCTGGAAGAGGACTTCGGACCCCACGGATTCGTAGAAGAAGAGCTCTTGGCTTCGCTAGAAGAAGACTGCGGCGGTTCTGCGCTGCTGGAAGATTCCGGAGAAGGACCAGCACCTTCGCCAGCGATCACGATGTCACCTGCGTTCGGCACGGCGTCGAAGTAGATATAGCCGCCGTCAATCTTGGATTCGAGCTTGGCACCGGCTTGCGTGACTTCGGCCTTGGAAAGGCTAGTCTTCACCTTCAAGGTAAGCGGATAGTCGTACTTGGAAATGTTGTCCTTAATGTTGTGAGTCAGCTTAACCGTAGTGGAGCTGCCGCTGTTAGAAACGTCAACCTTGGCGGCCTTACGTTCCTTGATGTACATGGCAACGTGACCCATCGGAGCCACCCAAATGTCCTTGTCGTTCTGCTGGGCATACTGGAGGGAGCCTTCCATAGCGCTAGCATCGGTCGGAGAATAGTCAGCAAAGCCATTGGTCTTGCCCTGGAAACCATGCGTGAGGAATGCAACCCAGCCGCCCTGATTAACGGCCTTCTGCATATTGCCCTTGAAATCGCTTGTTCCCTGATTACCTGTCATGAGCGCAGAGGCTGCAGCCCAGTTGTTCGGACCGTCCTTGCCCATAATATCGGAGCCGCCCTTCCAGCTTCCGTTACAAATTCTTCCCACAACGTAATTCTGCAGAACCTGGGAGTCACCCGGACTATCGCAGTTCGGGTATGCTAGCGTAATACAGCCATACTTCTGCTGAATCTTTTGGTTGATGGTTCCCTTAGACGAACCAATTTCGTTACCGGCCATCGTTCCACTGGGGTGGCTGTCGCTATGGCTTGCAATTTCGTGACCGGCAGCGGACAATTTCTGAACACCACTCCAGTTGAGCATACCATTGTTGCCACCACCATTGGCCCAATTAGTGACGATATTGAAAGTCGCCAGATAACCGTACTTTTCGAACATGGGCAAAGCGACATCGACATCGCTCTGCGGGCCATCGTCAAAAGTGAAGGAAACGGCAGCCTTGCGGAAGCCTGCCCATGTGGCAACTTCTGCATCTTGGGCGTAAATCATTGATGCACCCATAAGAGCTGCAGCAACAGTCAATTTTTTGTAATCCATACTCGGACACTCCTTGCAATTATATTCACTCGCCCATAAATATATATATGAGCTATAAAAAAAGGCCCTTTCGGGCCTATATAGCGTTGTTACTTAAAACAACGAATGTAAACGAAAATATACGGCAATTTGGGTGGAAAAGCCGATGCTGATCTACATCAGCATGACGCAGGCGATCAAGCGAGTTTCTGGAGGAAATCCATGAACAGGTAGAGGGCGGGAGCTGCGAGGTAGAAGGAATCGCAGCGGTCAAGCACTCCACCATGGCCGACAAACAGGTTGCCGGAATCCTTGGTACCGCTCCAGCGCTTCAGGGCAGACATCAAGAGGTCGCCTGCCTGGCCAGCCACCGTGAGGAGCAAGCCGATAACGATAGCAGAGACCCAGTTGATTTCGGCACCGAAAACAGAGAGTGCAGAAGTGCACTTGGCCCAATAAGTCACCCAGGCGATAGTCGCAATGGAGCCTGCGATAGAACCTTCCCAAGTCTTTTTCGGGCTAATGCTCGGTGCAAACAGGTGACGACCGAAGGGGCCCTTGCCGGCAGCAAATTTACCGAAAAAGTACGCCACCGTATCGCAAAGCCACATGGATGTCATGACCAAAATGAACGGATAGCAATGTTCAAAGCCCTGACCATTGCCCATCATGAGCACGTTCATGCCACCCCAGAGGCCCACATAAAGCGGGGCACCCAGCTGCATCACGAGCCACGGGAACAAGTGGTCAATTTCGACCTTGGCGTAAGCCAAGCCAATGTAAATCGCAAAAATCACGAGGAAGGTCATGCCCACCACGTAAGGCACGGCAGGCATTCCAAAATAATCGCCCTTCGAAAGAGCCCATGCCAAAGTAAGGGCTAAAGAAGAGGCAAACGAAAGGTAGCGGGTATCGGGGCCCTTATACATTTTGCAAGCCATGCCGGCCCATTCCCAGGCACCGACACCGGCCAAAAAGCACATTAACCCTATACGGCTGTAGTCAGAGAACCACAGCAAAAAGAATACGATAGGAATGGCGACAACCGCCGTAATTACACGCTGCGCAAGATTACTCATGCAACACCTTTCCAAAACGTCTTTCTCGAGTATTGAAGAACTCGACGGCCTTCAAGAATTCTTCCTTGGTAAAGTCGGGCCACAGCGTATCGGTTACGTAGAATTCGCTGTAAGCGGCCTGCCAAAGCAGGTAATTCGAAAGCCTGAACTCTCCCCCGGTACGAATCACGAGATCCGGATCGGGAGCTCCTTTTAAATACAAATTCTTAGCGAAGAGCGTCTCGTCGATATCTTCAACCTTGATTGCCCCGGACGCCACTTGCGCGGCAATGGAACGCGTCGCTTCGACAATTTCTTGCCTGCCACCATAAGAGATAGCGAGGTTCAGCTGCATGCCCGTGTTGTTCGCCGTCTTGTCGATGGCGGACTGCAGACTTGCGCGCGGCTTTTCTGGCAAACGGTTCATGTTGCCAATCACTGTAAGCTTCACGTTCTTTTCCATGAGGTCGGGAATTTCCTTGACAACCATCTCGATCAAGAGGTTCATCAAGTAATCCACTTCCTTGCTGGGCCTGCCCCAGTTTTCGGAACTGAACACATACAACGTCATGTGTTCAAGTTTCAGGTTCACGCCCACTTCGACGGCATCAATCGTCGCCTGGGTGCCCTTGCGGTGTCCGAGGAAACGTTCAAGACCGCGGCTACGGGCCCAGCGCCCGTTGCCATCCATGATAATCGCTACATGTCTAAGCTGATTTGCCACGCAAACCCCGGACTACACCTTGAGGATGTCAGCTTCCTTTTCAGCGAGGAGGCTGTCGATCTGGGCAATAGCCTTGTCGGTAGCCTTCTGGATTTCGTCCTGCTGCTTCTTGACTTCGTCTTCGGGCAGTTCCTTGTTCTTCTTGAGGGCGTCGTTAGCATCGCGGCGGATATTGCGGATTGCCACACGACCTTCTTCGGCATGCTTGCGTGCAATCTTTGCGAGTTCCTGACGGCGTTCCGTGGTAAGAATCGGAAGGCTCACGCGAATGCAGTTGCCGTCCTTCATCGGGGTAAGGCCGATGTTTGCAGCAAGGATAGCCTTTTCAATCGGGTCGACCATGGTCTTTTCCCACGGGGACACAAGCAGCATGCGCGGTTCGGGCACAGAAACCTTAGCCACCTGGGAAATCGGAGTCGGCGTACCGTAGTAGTCGATGCGCACGTCGTTCAGGATAGCGGGGCTAGCCTGGCCTGCGCGGATCTTCGAGAATTCACGTTCGGTGGCCTCAATGGCCTTGTTCATTTTATCAGAATAATCTGCCATAATTTTTTGCGTGTTAAAAGGTTTTACTTACCAGTTACTAGTTGCGAAATATAGATAATTGAAAATGTAGGCGTAAAATAAGTAGTGTTTTTGTAAGAGAAAATTCTAAATTTGCCACCATGCCTACTAAAAAGCCCAAAGTTTTCGTTGTCCATTTAGGATGCGCCAAGAACCAGGTCGATGCAGAAAACCTAGTCGGCGAGATGTTGCACGCCGGCTTTACCACCTGCAACACAGCCGCCAAGGCAGACTACATCCTGGTGAACACTTGTGGATTCATCGAAGCTGCCAAGGAAGAATCCATCAATGCGATTCTCGCACAAATTAACGGCAAAAAGCCCAAGCAGAAGCTGATTGTATCGGGCTGCCTTTCGGGCCGTTACGGCGAGGAGCTGGTGAAGGAACTCCCTGAAGTCGATTACTGGGTAGGCACTTACAAACCGGGCGAACTTTTGAAGAAGATGGGTATCGTGGCACCGCAAACTTGCAACGCCGAAAACCTGCCTCGCATGAACCTGGGCGGATTCAGGCACCACGCCTACCTGAAGATTGCCGAAGGCTGCAACCGCCGCTGCGCCTACTGCGCCATTCCGCTCATTCGCGGCAAGCAGGTTTCCCGCAGCATCGAAGACATTGTTGAAGAAGCAAAAGAACTTGAAGCGCAGGGCGTCCAGGAAATCACGCTTATCGCCCAGGACACGACTTACTTTGGTCGCGAAAAGGGCAAAAAGGGCGGCACGCTCGCTCAGCTTTTACGCGCCATTCTCGACAACACGAACATTCCGTGGATTCGCACGCTTTATTGGTACCCGATGTTCGTGGACGACGAACTTCTGGACCTGATGGCAAGCGAGCCGCGCTTGGTGAAGTACGTGGACATGCCGATTCAGCATGCGAGCGACAACGTGCTCAAGAACATGAAGCGCAATTACCGCAAAAAGGAACTCGTGGACATTCTGCACAAGATTCGCGAGCGCATTCCGGGCGTTACGCTTCGCACCACGGTACTTGTCGGATTCCCCGGAGAAACCCACGAAGACTTTGAAGAACTGATGGAACTCTTGGAAGACATCCAGTTCGATCACTTGGGCGGTTTCGTATTCAGCCCCGAAGAAGGCACCCCCGTGATGGAGATGGACTTGCCTGCAGTCGACGAAAGCGAAGCCCGCGCAAGGCTCGACGCCGTAAACGATTTGCAAGAAGAACTGGATGCCGAACACGCCGAAGCGATGATCGGAAAGAAAGTCCGCATTATCATTGACCAGGTTGCCGAAGAAAGCGAATACCATTTCTACGGACGCACCGAAGGCAACTCCATGGAAAACGACGATATCGTGAAGGTGCTCGAAGGCGATGCCGACGTAGGCGAATTCCGCGACGCGCTCGTGGTAGACGCCGAACCGCATGAATTGATAGTTAAGTTGGTTTAATTTACTATCTTTGATTCGCTCGCCCTTGTAGCTCAGTTGGATAGAGTGTCAGCCTCCGAAGTTGAAGGTCATGCGTTCGAATCGCATCAAGGGTATAAAAAAAGCTCCCTGCTGGGAGCTTAATTTTTTTGAAAGCCGTAAAAGGAGATTCCGCATCAAGTGCGGAATGACAATCCGGACTTAGCGACCGGCGACGCCAGAGCGGGCTCTAGCCTTTTCACGTTCGCGGCGACGCTTTTCAGTGTCATCCGGGAAGAGTTCCGGGAGAGCATAACCGATAGCGATACCGAACACAATACCCGTCTTGCTCATGCCCTTCGGGTCCACCACACGGGAACCCCATTCACCCGTTTCACCGTCAGCCAGCCAAATGTTCTGATAGTTGCCTTCCAAGTCCTTCATCGGAGTTTCGAGCTTACGGAAGCTCGGGTTATCCGTTTCCTGGTCGCCCTGACCGGTGCTTGCATAATAGGTCTTCGGGGTCTTTGCAAGCTTCGGAGCATAGTACATACCGATAGAGAACTGCAGGTAGTACCATTCGTTGGTCAGGTAGGTAATAAGAGCGTCGAACTGGAAACCGTCCACCTTAATCAAAGCACGAGTCTTGCTTTCGTCGGGAACGATATCATGGTCAAAGTACACAGTACCATAAGACACAGACAAGCCCAAATGGAGCGGATTCTTGGGGAACAAGTAGTAGTTAAGGCCAACCTTATAGCCCGTACCACCTTCGAGATCCCATTCATCAAAGTCGTTGTCGGTACCCTTCGGCAAGAAACCGAAAGAACCGTACAGAGCCACATGGAACGGCAAAATGTATTCAACGCCAGCGCCCAGGCCCATGCCCATACCGGTTTCACCCATAATCGGGTAACGGGAACCCATACCGATCTGGAAAATCAAACGATTGCGCAACCAGTCACGACGGCGTTCAGAGTTTGCATATTCGTCCTGACGCTGTTCTTCTTCAAACTTCTTGCGTTCGGCCATTTCACGGCGCTGGGCAGAGTTAATACCGACGTCATAGACTTCCTCTTCTTCATTCTCATCGCCGGTAGCCATGGTAGCACGCGGAGCGGCATCACCATCATCTTCTTGGGCAGAGGCAGGGGCGGAAACGAAGCCTTCGTCGTCCTCGTCAAAGTCGTCTTGTGCCCAAGACATGAAGGCGGTTAAGCATAAAGACAAAAGTACTTTCTTAAACATGAAAAAGCCTCAGATTATATAATCGCATTTGCGAATATAACTTTTAAGTGCGCAAATCGCACGAAACTTAATGTAAAAAAAGCAAAAAACACGCTTTTCGAAGGGATTTTTACCATTATTTGGCCTCAAGCAATTTCGCCTTGATAGAACCAAGCGCGATTTCGCACTCCATAAGCACCGGAATACGGCGTTCGTCATCGGTCAACCAGATAAAAATGCGGCCTTTAGACACGAAAATGCCATCGCCATCGAGAACGGGTTCCACTTTAACGCAGGGAACTTCGCCAAGTACGCTCTTGATGGTTTCGCGACCATGCACAATGACCTTAAGTTCGTAGCGTTTTTTGCCACTCACCGCCGAAAAACGGGAGGTCTCGCCCACCTTGAGCGGGAGTGTACGCACCAGGTAAAACGCCGACATAATGCTGTGTTCTGCACCCTGGATCGCGACTGCCGTATCGGCAGAGCGCTTGACCTTGCGGGTTTTCATGTCGGTGAACACGGTGTCCGAAAGCCAGGCTTTTTCGCCCTTGCGGTCAAAGCGGATAACGGAGGTATTGTGGAACGTGCCTTCGTGCAGGCGCTTGCGGAAAACTTCGGTCATTAAACCCTTGTTGCGTACGCGGGTGTAGACCGTATCGTTTACCGGATAGATTTTGTTGATGGTCTTGTTGCCCGTCGCATACGTCAAGAATTCGGTCTTGCCGTCTAGAGTCGGGCGAACTTCGAGCGTCGCAGAACCTGCCGTAATGAATCCCCAACCGAGGCTGAAAGTCAGCTTTTCGCCCTTCATCCAAGGAGCTTTCACTTCGGGCAAGTTCGGTTCGCCCGCGAAACATACAGCAACAAAGACCGCCACAAGCGCGGCGATCTTGAAGCTGAGCTTTGTACTATTCCTAACCACTCTCAATTAGCCTTCGATGTCTCCGAGGCTCTTGCGGTAAGCAATGAGCTTTTCGCGGACTGCGGGGTCTGCGAGGGCGACGATGTGGGCGGCGAGGTAACCGGCATTCTTGCCGTTGCCGATGCCGACCGTTGCCACCGGGATTCCCGGGGGCATCTGCACGATAGAGTGCAGGGCATCGACGCCGTTGAGCGGGCCGCCGGCGCAGGGCAGACCGATAACGGGAAGGATGGTGTGCCCTGCGAGCACGCCCGGGAGGGCTGCAGCGAGGCCTGCGACACCGATGAGGACCTGGAGGCCTCGCCCGGCGGCTTCGCGAGCATACTTCGCGGTCGCATTCGGGGTGCGGTGTGCGGAGAGGATGTTGAATTCCCACACGATGCCGAAGCTGTCGAGCACAGCGGTGATTTTATCTACAGTTTCCTGGTCGGACTTGCTTCCCGCAACGATACCGACCTTTGCATTTTCTTTCAAATCCATTTTGTTACCTCTTATTTCGCCATCTTGGCGAGACGGGCCAAACCCTTCTTACCGATGTCCTTGCGGTAGAACTTGCCTTCGAACTGAACCTTCTCGGCAGCTTCGTAAGCGATGTCGAGAGCAGCCTGGAGCGTTTCGCCATGGCCCACCACGCCGAACACGCGGCCACCGTTCGTGACCAGCTTGCCGTCCACCATCTTGGTACCGGCATGGAGCACCTGGGCGCCGTTCTTTTCGGCTTCTTCAATACCCGTGACGACCTTGCCCTTTTCGTAGGAGCCCGGATAACCGGCGCTGGCAAGCACGACGATTGCGGAGCTGCCCTTCGGAGCCTTCGGGGCACCGAGCTTGGCGAGTTCGCCCTTTTCGGCAGCGTCGAACAAGGCGAGCACATCACCGTCGTAAAGCGGGAGCACAATCTGGCATTCGGGGTCGCCGAGGCGGCAGTTGTATTCCACGACCTTCGGGCCCTTCGCAGTCACCATGATGCCCACGTAGAGCACGCCCGTGTAGGGCTTGCCTTCGGCGGCCATGCCCTTGAGGGTCGGTTCGATAATCGTCTTCTTCACTTCGTCGAGGAGAGCGTCCGTCACGACCGGAGCCGGGCTGTAAGCGCCCATGCCACCCGTGTTCGGACCCTTGTCGTCGTCAAAGACGCGCTTGTGGTCCTGAGCAGAAGAGAGAATCACGTAGTCCTTGCCGTCGCAAACCACGAAGATGGAGGCTTCTTCGCCGTCCATGAATTCTTCAATCACGACCGTCTTGCCGGATTCGCCAAACACGGCCTTGTCGCCGAGCATTTCCTCGACAGCGTCGTTTGCTTCCTTG includes:
- a CDS encoding polysaccharide deacetylase family protein; protein product: MDYKKLTVAAALMGASMIYAQDAEVATWAGFRKAAVSFTFDDGPQSDVDVALPMFEKYGYLATFNIVTNWANGGGNNGMLNWSGVQKLSAAGHEIASHSDSHPSGTMAGNEIGSSKGTINQKIQQKYGCITLAYPNCDSPGDSQVLQNYVVGRICNGSWKGGSDIMGKDGPNNWAAASALMTGNQGTSDFKGNMQKAVNQGGWVAFLTHGFQGKTNGFADYSPTDASAMEGSLQYAQQNDKDIWVAPMGHVAMYIKERKAAKVDVSNSGSSTTVKLTHNIKDNISKYDYPLTLKVKTSLSKAEVTQAGAKLESKIDGGYIYFDAVPNAGDIVIAGEGAGPSPESSSSAEPPQSSSSEAKSSSSTNPWGPKSSSSKGEVDCNANPFDPSCHGMAIAAELQNDFGLSVYRSSDNYIVVGGAQGMSITVFNSLGHQVRTTRGLGAVQKVYTGAKGVYIVKVGGKSFKVKL
- a CDS encoding phosphatidate cytidylyltransferase — encoded protein: MSNLAQRVITAVVAIPIVFFLLWFSDYSRIGLMCFLAGVGAWEWAGMACKMYKGPDTRYLSFASSLALTLAWALSKGDYFGMPAVPYVVGMTFLVIFAIYIGLAYAKVEIDHLFPWLVMQLGAPLYVGLWGGMNVLMMGNGQGFEHCYPFILVMTSMWLCDTVAYFFGKFAAGKGPFGRHLFAPSISPKKTWEGSIAGSIATIAWVTYWAKCTSALSVFGAEINWVSAIVIGLLLTVAGQAGDLLMSALKRWSGTKDSGNLFVGHGGVLDRCDSFYLAAPALYLFMDFLQKLA
- a CDS encoding isoprenyl transferase, with amino-acid sequence MANQLRHVAIIMDGNGRWARSRGLERFLGHRKGTQATIDAVEVGVNLKLEHMTLYVFSSENWGRPSKEVDYLMNLLIEMVVKEIPDLMEKNVKLTVIGNMNRLPEKPRASLQSAIDKTANNTGMQLNLAISYGGRQEIVEATRSIAAQVASGAIKVEDIDETLFAKNLYLKGAPDPDLVIRTGGEFRLSNYLLWQAAYSEFYVTDTLWPDFTKEEFLKAVEFFNTRERRFGKVLHE
- the frr gene encoding ribosome recycling factor; the protein is MADYSDKMNKAIEATEREFSKIRAGQASPAILNDVRIDYYGTPTPISQVAKVSVPEPRMLLVSPWEKTMVDPIEKAILAANIGLTPMKDGNCIRVSLPILTTERRQELAKIARKHAEEGRVAIRNIRRDANDALKKNKELPEDEVKKQQDEIQKATDKAIAQIDSLLAEKEADILKV
- the rimO gene encoding 30S ribosomal protein S12 methylthiotransferase RimO, which codes for MPTKKPKVFVVHLGCAKNQVDAENLVGEMLHAGFTTCNTAAKADYILVNTCGFIEAAKEESINAILAQINGKKPKQKLIVSGCLSGRYGEELVKELPEVDYWVGTYKPGELLKKMGIVAPQTCNAENLPRMNLGGFRHHAYLKIAEGCNRRCAYCAIPLIRGKQVSRSIEDIVEEAKELEAQGVQEITLIAQDTTYFGREKGKKGGTLAQLLRAILDNTNIPWIRTLYWYPMFVDDELLDLMASEPRLVKYVDMPIQHASDNVLKNMKRNYRKKELVDILHKIRERIPGVTLRTTVLVGFPGETHEDFEELMELLEDIQFDHLGGFVFSPEEGTPVMEMDLPAVDESEARARLDAVNDLQEELDAEHAEAMIGKKVRIIIDQVAEESEYHFYGRTEGNSMENDDIVKVLEGDADVGEFRDALVVDAEPHELIVKLV
- a CDS encoding DUF3108 domain-containing protein, translated to MVRNSTKLSFKIAALVAVFVAVCFAGEPNLPEVKAPWMKGEKLTFSLGWGFITAGSATLEVRPTLDGKTEFLTYATGNKTINKIYPVNDTVYTRVRNKGLMTEVFRKRLHEGTFHNTSVIRFDRKGEKAWLSDTVFTDMKTRKVKRSADTAVAIQGAEHSIMSAFYLVRTLPLKVGETSRFSAVSGKKRYELKVIVHGRETIKSVLGEVPCVKVEPVLDGDGIFVSKGRIFIWLTDDERRIPVLMECEIALGSIKAKLLEAK
- the purE gene encoding 5-(carboxyamino)imidazole ribonucleotide mutase, with protein sequence MDLKENAKVGIVAGSKSDQETVDKITAVLDSFGIVWEFNILSAHRTPNATAKYAREAAGRGLQVLIGVAGLAAALPGVLAGHTILPVIGLPCAGGPLNGVDALHSIVQMPPGIPVATVGIGNGKNAGYLAAHIVALADPAVREKLIAYRKSLGDIEG
- the purD gene encoding phosphoribosylamine--glycine ligase, whose amino-acid sequence is MNILVVGSGGREHAIALAVKKSPLCDTLVCAPGNPGMANLGKCVPVDVADPKAIADLAVAEKIDLAVIGPEIPLVAGVVDEFRRRGLRAFGPTAAAAALEGSKAFSKDIMKKYNVPTAAFETFTDLASAKKFLAEHPAPIVVKASGLAAGKGAIVCMTDKEANDAVEEMLGDKAVFGESGKTVVIEEFMDGEEASIFVVCDGKDYVILSSAQDHKRVFDDDKGPNTGGMGAYSPAPVVTDALLDEVKKTIIEPTLKGMAAEGKPYTGVLYVGIMVTAKGPKVVEYNCRLGDPECQIVLPLYDGDVLALFDAAEKGELAKLGAPKAPKGSSAIVVLASAGYPGSYEKGKVVTGIEEAEKNGAQVLHAGTKMVDGKLVTNGGRVFGVVGHGETLQAALDIAYEAAEKVQFEGKFYRKDIGKKGLARLAKMAK